A single Anas acuta chromosome 27, bAnaAcu1.1, whole genome shotgun sequence DNA region contains:
- the LOC137845161 gene encoding dynactin subunit 2-like, whose translation MNSGIKCTFSKVASGNKLCGAVNMLEGRVAIRRDLDRPEKWACANLMRFNKAKCKDEGVVISRGDKGLRAPTCVGVPDLPQAWNEPEVYETSDMPKGDQAELEVLPGAAAEDLVKCRKEAPMKSPAKALTSIGDMVKFEVYWRPGQDQFALNAKIVEVEKRLAQLEATVQCKPISQNLLLVEPMGSSLLETVHILQAKMNVLDEVILDQVEARLKSILGKVKEIAEHEAMVQCANSQSKIHQTYELMQHWDPIASSLPDVLQYLLTLRDLHEEATQVGQVLEDMETMQKEIADALQVNTFLLEVVQKTMKEFLAFVDENVAEIQGSIRNLQK comes from the exons ATgaacagtgggatcaagtgcaccttcagcaaggTTGCCAGTGGCaacaagctgtgtggtgcagtcaacaTGCTAGAGGGAAGGGTTGCTATCcggagggacctggacaggcctgAGAAATGGGCCTGTGCAAatctcatgaggttcaacaaggccaaatgcaag GATGAAGGGGTTGTCATCTCCAGAGGGGATAAAGGATTAAGAGCCCCAACATGTGTTGGCGTTCCTGACCTCCCACAG GCCTGGAACGAACCAGAGGTTTATGAGACCAGTGACATGCCCAAGGGTGACCAGGCTGAGTTGGAGGTG ttgcctggagcagcagctgaagactTGGTAAAATGCAGGAAAGAAGCACCAATGAAGAGCCCTGCCAAGGCCCTGACATCCATTGGAGACATGGTCAAGTTTGAGGTGTACTGGAGGCCAGGGCAAGACCAATTTGCCCTGAATGCCAAG ATAGTGGAGGTGGAGAAGCGGCTGGCACAGCTGGAAGCCACAGTGCAGTGCAAGCCCATCAGCCAG AACCTGCTCCTGGTTGAGCCGATGGGTTCCAGCCTCTTG GAGACTGTGCACATCCTGCAGGCCAAGATGAACGTTTTGGATGAGGTCATCCTGGACCAAGTAGAGGCCCGGCTGAAG AGTATCCTGGGGAAGGTGAAGGAGATTGCCGAGCATGAAGCAATGGTGCAATGTGCCAACAGCCAGAGCAAG ATCCACCAGACATATGAGTTAATGCAGCACTGGGACCCCAtagccagcagcctgcctgaTGTGTTGCAGTATCTGCTGACCCTCAGGGACCTGCATGAGGAAG CCACACAGGTAGGGCAGGTCCTTGAGGACATGGAAACCATGCAGAAGGAGATAGCTGATGCTCTCCAGGTTAACACTTTTCTGCTGGAGGTG GTCCAGAAGACAATGAAAGAATTCTTGGCCTTTGTAGACGAAAATGTTGCTGAGATACAAGGTAGCATTAGGAATCTGCAGAAGTGA